A portion of the Lolium rigidum isolate FL_2022 chromosome 1, APGP_CSIRO_Lrig_0.1, whole genome shotgun sequence genome contains these proteins:
- the LOC124665991 gene encoding probable protein phosphatase 2C 59: MAPSGDGRPVSGGGFSENGKFSYGYASCLGKRSSMEDFHETRIDGVDGETVGLFGVFDGHGGARAAEFVKQNLFSNLIKHPKFFTDTKSAIAETFTRTDSELLKADTTHNRDAGSTASTAILVGDRLVVANVGDSRAVICRGGDAIAVSRDHKPDQTDERQRIEDAGGFVMWAGTWRVGGVLAVSRAFGDKLLKQYVVADPEIKEEVVDSSLEFLILASDGLWDVVTNEEAVATVKPIVDSQEAAKKLLVEATQRGSADNITCVVVRFLDQQPSPTTTAASTDRPSWQLAPFAVAKEVADVYNLFDHLALVVTTVVSASNRNDELHAHQVAEMENLIEHSNTETGRGANQVQVLHPQHEQRLTVLLCK; this comes from the exons ATGGCGCCCTCCGGTGACGGCAGGCCTGTCAGTGGCGGCGGGTTCAG TGAAAATGGCAAATTCAGCTACGGGTATGCTAGCTGTCTCGGGAAGAGATCGTCCATGGAGGACTTCCATGAGACCAGAATTGATGGTGTCGATGGTGAGACCGTTGGATTGTTCGGTGTCTTCGATG GTCATGGTGGGGCTCGGGCAGCAGAGTTTGTCAAGCAAAACCTGTTCAGCAACTTAATTAAGCACCCGAAGTTCTTCACCGACACCAAGTCTGCTATTG CTGAAACTTTCACCCGCACGGATTCAGAACTCCTGAAAGCCGATACCACCCACAATCGGGACGCAGGGTCAACGGCTTCCACGGCCATTCTTGTAGGCGATCGCCTCGTGGTGGCGAATGTTGGGGATTCTAGGGCGGTCATTTGTAGAGGTGGTGATG CTATAGCGGTGTCAAGGGACCATAAGCCTGATCAGACGGATGAGAGGCAGAGGATAGAGGATGCTGGAGGTTTTGTCATGTGGGCAGGAACATGGCGTGTAGGCGGCGTCCTTGCCGTTTCTCGCGCATTCGGTGACAAACTGTTGAAGCAGTACGTGGTTGCCGATCCAGAGATCAAG gaggaggtggtcgacagCTCTCTGGAGTTCCTCATCCTCGCCAGCGATGGGCTGTGGGACGTCGTCACCAACGAG GAAGCTGTTGCCACGGTGAAGCCGATTGTTGACTCGCAGGAGGCTGCCAAGAAGCTCCTCGTGGAGGCTACGCAGAGGGGCAGCGCCGACAACATCACCTGCGTCGTCGTCCGTTTCCTGGACCAGCAGCCTAGCccgaccaccaccgccgcctccacTGATCGACCCTC CTGGCAGCTAGCTCCTTTTGCCGTGGCTAAAGAAGTAGCTGATGTTTACAACTTATTTGATCATCTTGCTCTAGTTGTCACCACGGTTGTGTCTGCTAGTAATCGAAATGATGAATTGCATGCTCATCAAGTTGCTGAAATGGAGAATCTAATTGAGCATAGCAATACTGAAACTGGAAGGGGTGCTAATCAA GTTCAGGTACTTCACCCGCAGCACGAGCAAAGGCTAACGGTGCTGTTATGCAAATGA